The following proteins are co-located in the Tiliqua scincoides isolate rTilSci1 chromosome 8, rTilSci1.hap2, whole genome shotgun sequence genome:
- the BSG gene encoding basigin, translated as MGARLVMLLPLLVLLCSLGGAFGAAGFTKSPLSQKKLAEDSVELHCEAIGSPIPEIQWWFEGAEPNKTAVQLWDGAWQDRVKVNATYKQHSTSTIYIANLTLNDSGTYECRASNDPDRNHLSKSPKVKWIRSQANVIVIERPQISVSPEVTAGSNVVISCNITDPPSAVKGHYWMKGERKLESNGTSPDFASFMIPAVDYETSGEYHCVFETVPLSKATVFVKVKPHVTAYKKSEHGNERDTGVLTCKCNSYPPVALWTWFKVVDGAPQPVINGSEDRFFIKSEQNKTELRILSLDIQKDPGEYICNGTNELGEGSAVVSLRVRSRLAALWPFLGIVAEVLVLVTIIFIYEKRRKPDEVPDDDDGGSAPLKSNATNHKDKNVRQRNAN; from the exons CTGGCTTTACAAAGTCGCCGCTGTCTCAAAAGAAACTGGCAGAGGACAGTGTGGAACTGCACTGTGAGGCCATCGGCAGCCCCATCCCAGAGATCCAGTGGTGGTTCGAAGGGGCCGAGCCCAACAAGACTGCCGTCCAGCTATGGGATGGTGCCTGGCAAGACCGGGTCAAAGTCAACGCCACCTACAAGCAGCACTCCACCAGCACCATCTACATCGCCAACCTCACGCTCAACGACTCTGGCACGTACGAGTGCCGGGCCAGCAACGACCCCGACCGCAACCACTTGTCGAAGAGCCCTAAAGTCAAGTGGATCCGTTCCCAGGCGAACGTGATTGTCATTGAGC GACCCCAAATCTCAGTCAGCCCAGAGGTAACCGCTGGCTCTAATGTGGTCATTTCCTGCAACATAACTGACCCACCATCAGCAGTCAAAGGTCACTACTGGATGAAGGGGGAGAGAAAGCTTGAATCGAATGGGACATCTCCAGATTTCGCCTCATTCAT GATACCTGCAGTGGATTATGAAACTTCAGGGGAGTACCACTGTGTCTTTGAAACTGTTCCCCTCTCGAAAGCAACTGTATTTGTGAAAG TTAAACCACATGTGACTGCCTACAAGAAGTCCGAGCATGGAAACGAGAGAGATACTGGAGTGCTAACTTGCAAATGTAATTCCTACCCCCCTGTTGCCCTGTGGACTTGGTTCAAGGTGGTAGATGGTGCCCCCCAG CCTGTTATCAATGGCAGTGAGGACCGGTTCTTCATTAAATCAGAACAAAACAAGACGGAGCTGCGGATCCTCTCCCTGGATATCCAGAAGGACCCAGGCGAATACATATGCAATGGCACCAATGAGCTGGGAGAAGGGAGCGCTGTGGTGAGCTTGCGGGTACGCAGCCGCCTGGCAGCTCTGTGGCCATTCCTGGGAATTGTGGCTGAGGTGCTGGTCCTTGTCACAATTATCTTCATCTATGAGAAGAGGAGAAAGCCTGACGAGGTCCCTGATG ATGACGATGGAGGGTCTGCACCACT GAAAAGCAACGCCACAAATCACAAGGACAAGAACGTTCGCCAGAGGAATGCAAATTAA